One region of Mesomycoplasma ovipneumoniae genomic DNA includes:
- a CDS encoding IS3 family transposase, producing the protein MSRHFKKDEFDMIYKIYNEFGLKKTINYINDISPETNFITRTQLLRRIKKIIRYYNNGMQDQLLDKKGANRKPGSGKKPKKPIEPDWNEFTKEELIVIAKRYYEINKNKLKSGKISEAKTLSIPYSKSAKIFNVCRQSVAKSKTKVIKVREHKNDAIIKKSFLDNKGRYGRIRLSAYISMKYNIDINARSLGRHLKRLNLVCKIRKKRRKSEIKNTKFALPDIVKRDYNDKLNRNIFATDITYIKAPRDVKENHVFLSVIIEHKTKKIRDFKLSVSNDLNLVMDNIKTFRSIDKNFVIHSDHGFQYTSKTYIDKINKMGGTVSLSRIGNSLDNREAEYWFSIIKSECLNELNYSKITFEDLKKIIADYIFWYNNDRIQSILNWKTPQQYAMML; encoded by the coding sequence ATGTCAAGACACTTTAAAAAAGACGAGTTTGATATGATTTATAAAATTTACAATGAATTTGGATTAAAAAAAACAATAAATTATATAAATGATATTTCGCCAGAAACAAATTTTATAACCAGAACACAACTACTTCGAAGAATCAAAAAAATTATTCGGTATTATAATAATGGTATGCAAGATCAATTATTAGATAAAAAAGGTGCGAACAGAAAGCCAGGGAGTGGCAAAAAACCTAAAAAACCAATTGAACCTGATTGAAACGAATTTACAAAAGAAGAATTAATAGTAATAGCTAAGAGATATTACGAAATCAATAAAAATAAATTAAAATCAGGAAAAATTAGTGAAGCCAAAACGCTAAGTATTCCCTATAGCAAATCTGCAAAAATTTTTAATGTATGCAGACAATCAGTGGCAAAATCTAAAACTAAAGTTATAAAAGTAAGGGAACACAAAAATGATGCAATAATTAAAAAATCCTTTCTTGATAACAAAGGTAGATATGGTCGCATAAGGTTGAGTGCTTATATTTCTATGAAATATAATATTGACATTAACGCTCGAAGTCTTGGAAGACATTTAAAAAGATTGAATTTAGTATGCAAAATTAGGAAAAAAAGAAGAAAGAGCGAAATTAAGAACACCAAATTCGCACTGCCGGATATTGTTAAACGCGATTACAATGATAAATTAAATAGAAATATTTTTGCTACTGATATTACATATATAAAAGCTCCCAGAGATGTTAAGGAAAACCATGTATTTTTGTCTGTAATAATTGAGCATAAAACTAAAAAAATCAGAGATTTTAAATTATCTGTAAGCAATGATCTTAATTTAGTTATGGATAATATAAAGACATTTAGGTCTATTGATAAAAATTTTGTTATTCATTCAGACCATGGATTTCAATACACTTCAAAAACCTATATTGACAAAATAAATAAAATGGGAGGAACTGTTTCATTGTCTCGCATAGGAAATTCTTTGGATAATAGGGAGGCTGAATACTGATTTTCGATTATAAAAAGTGAATGCTTAAACGAGTTAAACTACAGTAAAATAACTTTTGAAGATCTGAAAAAAATAATTGCAGATTATATATTTTGATACAACAACGATAGAATTCAATCGATTTTAAATTGAAAAACACCACAGCAATATGCTATGATGTTATAA
- a CDS encoding MAGa3780 family membrane protein, giving the protein MIENNDTYLASKFDHFSNWKKERKISLIFSLLILSITISLIAYSMIENRREFVLDKYYFISFTNYFQNFSAFFYLTYQSNLIYGITLFTFVLNATQRKFQILFVFTVILTIVLIVFWTVLAWNLNMTWSVLATTSTVHFFHPVFAIFVLFWYRKQFSVSKLGLGFGVIYSVCYYIFCVLLYFFTLRQWVAPEIKKVGAQEIKNMVFFYTGLTIYPFINFLHPFFYSGNNQSIVILLNLLMASSVVFLPYMISLFYINIFGIKATNWRLTREIKSISNRLKAFFWVSKPKN; this is encoded by the coding sequence ATGATAGAAAATAACGATACTTACTTAGCGTCAAAATTCGACCATTTTTCCAATTGAAAAAAAGAACGAAAGATTTCGTTGATTTTTTCTTTACTTATTCTTTCAATTACAATTTCGCTAATTGCATATTCAATGATTGAAAACCGTAGAGAATTTGTTCTTGACAAATATTATTTTATAAGTTTTACTAATTATTTTCAAAATTTTAGCGCCTTTTTTTACTTAACTTACCAGTCAAACTTAATTTATGGAATTACCTTATTTACTTTTGTCCTTAATGCAACTCAACGCAAATTTCAAATTTTATTTGTTTTTACAGTAATTTTAACGATTGTTTTAATCGTTTTTTGGACTGTATTGGCTTGAAATTTAAATATGACTTGATCAGTTTTGGCAACAACATCAACTGTCCATTTTTTTCATCCAGTGTTTGCAATATTTGTACTTTTTTGGTATCGAAAACAGTTTTCGGTTAGCAAATTAGGTTTAGGTTTTGGAGTTATTTATTCAGTTTGTTATTATATTTTTTGTGTGCTTTTGTATTTTTTCACACTTAGACAATGAGTTGCGCCCGAAATTAAAAAAGTCGGAGCTCAAGAGATAAAAAATATGGTATTTTTTTACACAGGTTTAACTATTTATCCATTTATAAATTTTTTACACCCATTTTTTTATTCAGGAAATAACCAATCAATCGTAATTTTGTTAAACTTGTTAATGGCTTCTTCGGTTGTTTTTCTTCCATATATGATTTCGCTTTTTTATATTAATATTTTTGGAATTAAAGCAACAAATTGGCGTTTAACTCGAGAAATAAAATCGATTTCTAATCGTTTAAAAGCATTTTTTTGAGTATCCAAACCAAAAAATTAG
- the mnmA gene encoding tRNA 2-thiouridine(34) synthase MnmA — MAKIVVGLSGGVDSAVSAYLLKKQGHEVICVFMRNWDSDLNNDFLGQKNLGDNHICPQEQDWHDAKKVAEQLNLPIFRVDFVKQYWDEVFSDLIQKYKSGLTPNPDILCNKNIKFKHFLDYAINVHQADFIAMGHYAKTKNGKLFTPKDKNKDQTYFLGQLSKDQLKKTIFPLGDYLKTEVREIAKNLELMNATKKDSTGICFIGERKFTDFLQNYIPAQPGPIVDIYTNEIIGKHIGIMYFTIGQRKGFGLSGMNEPYFVVGHNLQEKILYVAPSSQKIWLESNQLLAINANFLTENFPLENLKAKFRYRQEFVEVNIKIIDQNSFYVYYQNYTAVTPGQQVVIYSQDQVVLAGEISLIFRDDKKLDYLS, encoded by the coding sequence GTGGCTAAAATTGTTGTTGGTCTTTCAGGCGGCGTTGATTCTGCAGTTAGTGCATACCTTCTAAAAAAACAAGGACATGAAGTTATTTGTGTCTTTATGAGAAATTGAGATTCTGACCTTAACAATGATTTTTTAGGTCAGAAAAATTTAGGTGACAATCATATTTGCCCTCAAGAACAAGATTGGCACGATGCAAAAAAAGTGGCAGAGCAACTAAATTTGCCAATTTTCCGTGTCGATTTTGTAAAACAATATTGAGACGAAGTTTTTAGCGATCTAATTCAAAAATACAAATCCGGTTTAACTCCAAATCCTGACATTTTGTGTAACAAAAACATAAAATTCAAACATTTTCTTGATTATGCAATTAATGTTCATCAAGCCGATTTTATTGCAATGGGTCACTATGCAAAAACAAAAAACGGAAAATTATTTACTCCTAAAGACAAAAATAAGGATCAAACCTATTTTTTAGGACAACTTTCAAAAGATCAGCTAAAAAAAACAATTTTCCCGCTTGGTGATTATTTAAAAACTGAGGTTAGAGAAATTGCCAAAAATTTAGAGCTAATGAATGCAACAAAAAAAGACTCAACCGGAATTTGCTTCATTGGTGAGCGAAAATTTACTGATTTTCTCCAAAATTATATTCCTGCTCAACCTGGCCCAATTGTCGATATTTACACAAATGAAATTATCGGAAAACATATTGGAATTATGTATTTTACAATTGGTCAGCGAAAAGGTTTTGGCCTAAGCGGAATGAATGAACCTTATTTTGTTGTTGGTCACAATCTTCAAGAAAAAATTTTGTATGTGGCTCCATCAAGTCAAAAAATTTGACTTGAATCAAACCAGCTTTTAGCAATTAATGCTAATTTTTTGACAGAAAATTTTCCACTCGAAAATTTAAAAGCCAAATTTCGCTACCGTCAAGAATTTGTCGAGGTTAATATTAAAATAATTGACCAAAATTCTTTTTATGTTTATTATCAAAATTATACTGCAGTAACGCCTGGCCAACAAGTTGTGATTTATTCTCAAGATCAAGTTGTTTTAGCTGGTGAAATATCACTTATTTTCCGTGATGACAAAAAACTTGATTATTTAAGTTAA
- a CDS encoding YbhB/YbcL family Raf kinase inhibitor-like protein, producing MIKIYIPDVKNGVLDTQFGNGNLGKKYPNSVSFPIKWDKVKGAKSYALTLIDYEATAELGFVFIHWVAANIKKNKLKWDDSFSRQDKMYQFENSMTRHANNYLLDSFYRPHPDGVYFGPLPPAQDHNYRLEVFALDIDNIIPEDLKNKPLFYDDFLDLIKNHVIDFGITSFLYRSHGKVENNLLVKKQISKSELNAPLPKEQENFFLDFLPINFSSSALIARENDYHLLDIEFLGKQGASPFFSARNFDIEIYSDSDKIKEYVIMVTSFAENFSLGVGLNVWNRVGIIKQTNEYKTILNAGKNSFDLFDSEIPVYNSFGSFCADSIAKKINLDSSEKFEFIKAKYGVIYLPGLTNGQGKYQLEIFGLDQVIDWSQIARNLTKPLTSFEVLSAIKGKVIGYNRTFFKLI from the coding sequence ATGATAAAAATTTATATTCCTGACGTTAAAAACGGCGTTTTAGACACCCAATTTGGTAATGGTAATTTAGGTAAAAAATACCCTAATTCGGTAAGTTTTCCTATAAAATGAGACAAAGTTAAAGGCGCAAAATCATATGCCCTTACTTTAATTGACTATGAAGCAACTGCTGAATTAGGTTTTGTTTTTATTCATTGAGTTGCGGCCAATATTAAAAAAAACAAGCTAAAATGAGATGATTCTTTTTCGCGACAAGATAAAATGTATCAATTTGAAAATTCAATGACCCGCCATGCAAATAATTATTTGCTTGATTCATTTTATCGACCTCATCCAGATGGAGTTTATTTTGGACCACTGCCGCCAGCTCAAGATCATAACTATCGACTTGAAGTTTTTGCCCTTGATATTGACAATATAATTCCAGAAGATTTGAAAAATAAACCTTTATTTTACGATGATTTTCTTGATTTAATTAAAAATCACGTTATTGACTTTGGAATTACTTCGTTTTTATACCGTTCACATGGAAAAGTTGAAAATAATTTACTTGTAAAAAAACAGATTTCCAAAAGTGAATTAAATGCACCGTTGCCCAAAGAGCAAGAAAATTTTTTTCTTGATTTTTTACCGATAAATTTTAGCTCATCAGCACTAATTGCCAGAGAAAATGATTATCATCTTTTAGATATTGAATTTTTAGGCAAACAAGGAGCTAGTCCATTTTTTAGTGCTCGTAATTTTGACATTGAAATTTATTCTGATTCTGATAAAATTAAAGAATATGTAATAATGGTAACTAGTTTTGCCGAAAATTTCTCGCTTGGCGTTGGGCTAAATGTCTGAAATCGGGTTGGAATTATCAAACAAACTAATGAATATAAAACTATTTTAAATGCTGGAAAAAATAGTTTTGATCTTTTTGATAGTGAAATTCCTGTTTATAATAGTTTTGGTTCCTTTTGCGCTGATTCAATTGCTAAAAAAATTAATTTAGATTCTTCAGAAAAATTTGAATTTATTAAGGCAAAATACGGCGTTATTTATCTTCCTGGTCTTACAAATGGCCAAGGAAAATATCAACTTGAAATTTTTGGTCTTGATCAAGTAATTGACTGAAGTCAAATTGCGCGAAATTTAACTAAACCTTTGACATCATTTGAGGTTCTTAGCGCAATAAAAGGAAAAGTTATTGGTTATAATCGTACTTTTTTTAAATTAATTTAA
- a CDS encoding DUF3899 domain-containing protein, with translation MAFVQKKVWYDIVSILGLLSISISVLATVLRLGLFSSFSVSYHKWRIQSQNRMLEKRGFKPVSPKIDYNFVKQKQKELSILPIFLGFVVGFVLLIISLPFLIINS, from the coding sequence ATGGCCTTTGTTCAAAAAAAAGTTTGATATGACATAGTTTCAATTTTGGGACTTTTATCAATTTCAATTTCAGTTCTTGCAACGGTGTTAAGGCTTGGTTTATTTAGTAGTTTTTCAGTTTCCTACCATAAATGGCGAATTCAATCCCAAAATAGGATGTTGGAAAAACGAGGATTTAAACCTGTTAGTCCAAAAATTGATTATAATTTTGTTAAGCAAAAACAAAAAGAACTATCTATTCTGCCAATTTTTCTGGGATTTGTTGTTGGTTTTGTGCTTTTAATTATCAGTTTACCGTTTCTAATTATTAACTCTTAA